Part of the Planctomycetota bacterium genome is shown below.
CCGCCCGGATCTCCTCCGTCAGCATTGCGAGATCCTCCCCACGCCGGGGGCGTACAGCGCGCCGTCGGCCACGATCTCGTAGGCGTACCCCTGCTCGGTCAGAAAGAGCTGCCGGTTCGCCGCGAACTCCTCCTCGCAGGTCCCCCGCGAAACCACCGTGTAGAATCGGGCGGCCCCGCCGCCCTTCTTGGGCCGGAGCACCCGCCCCAGACGCTGCGCCTCCTCCTGACGGGACCCGAACTGCCCCGAAACCTGAATGAGCACGTTGGCTTCGGGAAGATCGATCGAAAAGTTTCCCACTTTCGAAAGCGCCAGCCGGCGAATCTCGCCCTTCCGGAACGCCTCCAGCAGGCGGTCCCGCTCCTTGAGCCGCGTTTCCCCCGTGATCAGGGGCAGCGCGTACGCCCGGGACAGGCGGTCGAGCTGATCCAGGTATTGCCCGATCACCAGCACGCGGTCGTCGGCGTGACGCCGGAGAAGATCGTGAACCACGTCCATCTTGACGGGATTCTCCGCCGCGATCCGGAACTTCTCGCGCTCGGACGCCGAGGCGTACCGCATCCGGTCGGGTTCCCCCAGGGACACGCGGATCTCCACGCAGGAGGCCGGCGCGATCCACCCCTGCCGTTCGAGGTCCTTCCACGGGGCGTCGTACTTCTTCGGACCGATCAGGCTGAAGACGTCCGTCTCCAGGCCGTCCTCCCGGATGAGCGTGGCGGTCAGTCCCAGCCGACGGCGCGCCTGAAGGAGCGCCGTCGCGCGGAACACCTCCGCCGGCAGAAGGTGCACCTCGTCGTAGACGATGAGCCCCCAGTTCATCCGGTCGAAGAGCGCAAAGTGCGTAAACTCTCCCTCCTTGCGCCGCCGATGGGTCAGGATCTGGTACGTCGCCAGCGTCACGGGACGCAGGTCCTTGGCCTCGCCGCTGTACGCTCCGATTTCCTCGGGACGGATCGTGGTCTTCTCGAGCAGCTCGCGGCGCCATTGATGAAGCGCCATCCCGCCCGTGCAGAGGATGAGCGTGTGGGTCCTGAGCCGCGCGATCACCTCCATGGCCACCACGGTCTTCCCCGCCCCGCAGGGAAGAACGATCACCCCGCTTCCGCCCGCGGAGGCGGCGCTGGTCGCCAGGAACGCCTCCGCCGCGTCGCGCTGGTAGCCCCGCAGCGCCACCTCGGGCCGGATCGCGGCCTCGAGCGGCGCGCCCTCCACGTAGCCCGCGCGGTCGTCCACCGGATACCCCGCCCGGGTGAGCGCCTGCTTGACGAGCCCCCGCGAGCCCGCCGGAAGCTCGAGAACCTGCGGCTCGGGCCGCCCCGAGAAAAGCGGCCGCAGATCCTTGTGCCCCCAGATCTCCTCCGCCAGCGCCGCGTCCGCGCATTCCACGGCGTAGCCCGCCCCGCGCCCCACCAGGCGCAGCCTCCCGTAGCGCGCCACCTGATCGCGGATCTCGAAGGCCACGTTGGGGGGAATCGGATACCGCGAGAAGCGCTCGAGCGCCCCCAGGATCGCGTCCGCCGAAAGTCCCGCCGCCGCCGCGTTCCAGAGCGAAAGCGGCGTCAGCCGGTACGTGTGGACGTGCTCAGGACTCTTGACGAGCTCGGCGAACCGCGCCAGCTCCGAGCGCGCCGCCTCGTACTCCGGATGCGCCACTTCGAGAAGAAGCGTGCGGTCCGACTGGACGATCAGCGGCTTGAGCGCGGCGCTCATCGTCCCCCTCTCGTGAAAAGAAACCCCATGGAACGCGGTCAATTATAGGCTCTTTCCGCGGCGTGTACACCGCTTGATTTGTGCGCGCGCATGGCCTATCTTCCGCCGGATGGATCGCGCCCGGGCGCTGTGGCTGGCGTATCTCGCGCTCTGGACGGGCGCGCTTCTGGCCTACGGGGCGGTGGCCCCGTGGGCGGCGGCGGCCTTCGCGGCCGGCCTGGCGGCCCTCTACGCCGCGGCGCTGGTCCTCCTTCCGGGACCCGTGGCGCTCTCGCGCGCGGCGCTCGGGTTCCTGGCCGGGGCGGCGGGACTCGTCCTTCTCCAGTTCCTTCCCCTCGGAGCGCTTCTTTTCCCCGACGCCCACCGCTGGCGGACCCTTCACGGCGTCGGCGGCCTGTGGCCCGGCACGGCGGACACCTTCCGGGCGGTCCATTTCGCGGCGCAGCTTTCCGCGGCCGCGCTTTCGGCGCTCCTGGTTCTCCGGCTCCGCGCCGCCGGGCTTTCCGGCTCGTTCGCGGTGCGGACCTCTCTGGCCGTCCTGGGGCTTCAGGCCGCCTGGGGGGTGACGCGCGTCTTCCTGGGGCTCGACTGGATTCCCTTCTACGACGGCTCGCGCTCCGGTCCGGAGATCGCCAGCGGAACGCTCGTGGGCCGCAACACGTTCGCGGGGCTCATGGGGATGGGCCTGGCGCTCGCGGCGGGCCTGGCCTGGTCGCGCTTCTCGTGGCCGCCCCGGACGGAGTCCGGACCGCCTTCCGTCGCGCGGCGGCTCGAGGCGGGATTGGGATGGGGTCTCCTGGCGGGTCTTTTCGCGGCGGCGGTCGTCCTTTCGCGCTCGCGGGGCGGAACGCTTTCGGCGGCGGCGGGGCTGGCGCTTCTGCCCCTTCTCCACCGCGGGCGCGCCAGCGCCGCCGGGGCGGCCCTGGTCGCCGCGCTCGGAACCGGGGCGTTTCTTGCGGCCAACCCGCGGGGGCTTCTGGAGCGCTTCGGAGCGATCGATCCTTTCGAACTCGGCGCCGACCAGCGCTGGGCGATCGTCGCGGCCACGGCGCGCGCGGCGGCGCGGCAGCCGGTCCTGGGGTTCGGCCTCGGATCCCACCCGTGGGGCTTCCATCCGTTCCAGCCGCCTTCGATGCCCGGCCAGATCCAGCACGCGCACAACGAGTACGTCAACGTCTTCTTCG
Proteins encoded:
- a CDS encoding DNA repair helicase XPB, producing the protein MSAALKPLIVQSDRTLLLEVAHPEYEAARSELARFAELVKSPEHVHTYRLTPLSLWNAAAAGLSADAILGALERFSRYPIPPNVAFEIRDQVARYGRLRLVGRGAGYAVECADAALAEEIWGHKDLRPLFSGRPEPQVLELPAGSRGLVKQALTRAGYPVDDRAGYVEGAPLEAAIRPEVALRGYQRDAAEAFLATSAASAGGSGVIVLPCGAGKTVVAMEVIARLRTHTLILCTGGMALHQWRRELLEKTTIRPEEIGAYSGEAKDLRPVTLATYQILTHRRRKEGEFTHFALFDRMNWGLIVYDEVHLLPAEVFRATALLQARRRLGLTATLIREDGLETDVFSLIGPKKYDAPWKDLERQGWIAPASCVEIRVSLGEPDRMRYASASEREKFRIAAENPVKMDVVHDLLRRHADDRVLVIGQYLDQLDRLSRAYALPLITGETRLKERDRLLEAFRKGEIRRLALSKVGNFSIDLPEANVLIQVSGQFGSRQEEAQRLGRVLRPKKGGGAARFYTVVSRGTCEEEFAANRQLFLTEQGYAYEIVADGALYAPGVGRISQC
- a CDS encoding O-antigen ligase family protein, which produces MDRARALWLAYLALWTGALLAYGAVAPWAAAAFAAGLAALYAAALVLLPGPVALSRAALGFLAGAAGLVLLQFLPLGALLFPDAHRWRTLHGVGGLWPGTADTFRAVHFAAQLSAAALSALLVLRLRAAGLSGSFAVRTSLAVLGLQAAWGVTRVFLGLDWIPFYDGSRSGPEIASGTLVGRNTFAGLMGMGLALAAGLAWSRFSWPPRTESGPPSVARRLEAGLGWGLLAGLFAAAVVLSRSRGGTLSAAAGLALLPLLHRGRASAAGAALVAALGTGAFLAANPRGLLERFGAIDPFELGADQRWAIVAATARAAARQPVLGFGLGSHPWGFHPFQPPSMPGQIQHAHNEYVNVFFEAGLAGLALFLGGVALLARRAWTDLRARPSADRMAYAAAGAAVAVPLIHSFVDMDLRITAIASFFGALVGLLGSLSRRGGPRPRAVGFAAAAAALGAAGALAFGNLDAGALAEQALGSDVERGERLCRRALGLCPYEYRAARVRAAAAEARGD